One window of Parambassis ranga chromosome 3, fParRan2.1, whole genome shotgun sequence genomic DNA carries:
- the cd44a gene encoding putative protein TPRXL encodes MRTLLLAVILGLLAVVHSTPVDTVTQNPTKPEDDVFREAMTDGFLIDLPTLTTEPPKISMTTLASLPPSAEPKDMDDMEGSASGEPSTSIFFTATTASHSSTRDTPLLSPLPGFTSTSEAYPSETANPEEFSGDTQGSGSGFEDEPMLSTSPSSRVTSSFTTQTSTAPSTSTTAAAPSTSSDQIFEDKEGSASGSGPQVRMQFKGSVGQEMLEPGQVAELESANPTPGTPGDSTPGWILVIGFIAGAAALVMLSVAIATRNKWNRPNQASVRQEPQTDSSNQQRELEMETFLHKQEPRENGKAAEYTVIPLDELPEDYSSH; translated from the exons ATGAGGACTCTTCTGCTGGCTGTTATCCTTGGACTTCTGGCTGTCGTCCATTCAACACCTGTTGACA CTGTGACCCAGAACCCtaccaaacctgaggatgacGTTTTCAGGGAGGCCATGACAGACGGGTTCCTCATCGATCTCCCAACGCTCACAACCGAACCGCCCAAAATAAGCATGACCACTCTGGCCTCCCTGCCGCCGTCCGCTGAACCAAAAGACATGGACGACATGGAGGGCAGTGCTTCAGGAGAGCCCTCGACCTCCATCTTCTTCACAGCCACAACCGCTTCTCACAGCTCCACACGAGACACTCCACTGCTGAGTCCTCTGCCTGGCTTCACCTCTACATCTGAAGCCTACCCAAGCGAAACGGCAAACCCTGAGGAGTTCAGCGGTGACACCCAGGGCTCTGGTTCAGGGTTTGAAGATGAACCGATGCTAAGCACCTCTCCAAGCTCCAGAGTGACCTCCAGCTTCACGACACAAACCAGCACCGCACCGtccacctccaccactgctgctgctcccagcACAAGCAGCGACCAAATATTTGAAGATAAAGAAGGTTCTGCCTCAGGTTCAGGCCCACAAGTAAGAATGCAGTTTAAGGGGAGTGTCGGTCAGGAAATGCTTGAACCAG GTCAGGTAGCTGAACTGGAATCTGCTAATCCAACACCAGGAACTCCAGGAGACTCTACGCCAG GTTGGATCCTCGTTATTGGATTTATCGCGGGTGCCGCCGCACTTGTAATGCTCAGCGTCGCCATTGCTACAAGGAACAA GTGGAATAGACCAAACCAGGCATCCGTGAGGCAAGAGCCCCAAACTGACTCCTCgaaccagcagagggagctaGAGATGGAGACTTTCCTGCACAAGCAGGAGCCCAGGGAGAATGGAAAGGCAGCAGAGTACACAGTCATTCCTCTGGATGAGCTTCCAGAGGATTACTCATCACACTGA